The DNA segment TACTTCAACGTTATAAGGCGAAGAGAATAGGGGACAGCGTAATAAGTGTTAATTTAGAGTTTTCTAGTTTTTTTGATGAATTGTTTAGAATCTTCAATGATGTTATTTCTGTAAGAAAGTTTCTAGTAGAAAAAGAAATATTTCTTAATTATTAGACTAACCCCTTTATTTCCACTGGAAAATTTTAAAACACGGCTGCCGCGTGGGTTGAGTGACCAGTGTTCCAACATTTTCTTAATATTAAAAAATATTTGGACTTTATAATTTATTTCTTACTGCTAAATCTAACGATAAGTTTTTATATTTAAAAATTAATATACATTCAAACTATTTTTTAATAATTAAATAATTTCTGTGTAATATTTTTAAAGTTCCAGTGGAAATAAAGGGGTGGGTGGGTTAATCACCAATGAAATTTTCTAAAAAATGTTAGATACTAAAATTGACATTTCACTGACTGAAGTCGTAGGATTTTTACACACCGACGCTTCAACGTTATGGATTGTTTGCGGTGGTGTTTTCTGCCCCGTTCTCCATAACTGAAGTTAGGTTTTCACACATTTGCTTAGATAAAACAGGAGTGATCTATTTTACTAATTCATAGTAAACAGTTGGTCTACCTTTCTTATTGATTTTTAAAACATATTTTTCAATTTTCCCAGATAAAATTAGTTTATCAAGCGCATCATATAGTGTTGTTCTCGGCAGCCCTGTATACTCAACCATATCATTTCTTGTCAGAGGACCATGCTTTTCTAATAATTCTATTATAGTAGTTTTTAGATCTGTTTTTTCTTTTACCGTCGGTTCAACGGTATAAGTTGTATTTTCGATAATATTAATTTTGTCGGATTTAGCTGGCATTATAAACCGACCTATATAATCTTTTATTATAAATAACGCGTTAAACTATTTAAATATAATCAACTAGGTTTTTAATCTCTCAATTAATGGATATAACTGGACTAGTTTTTTCTTTGCAACATTTACATATAAGCGATATCTTCTATCTAAACGGGGGCCACTTCTTAGTAAAATACCTTCCTCAACCAACCGACTTAAATTGGTGGAAATAGTGCTTAAGCTTACTTCTTCATCAAAGGTTGTTTTATATAATTCCTGAACATCTTTTGAATTAAAAGAGCCGTTTCTAAAATATTTGATTATTATTAACTCTATTTTTTGCTTCTTTGTAAGAGCGTCTAAATCTAAAGTTGACGGTGCAATTTGTTCTTCTACATTCTCTATTTCAGGTTGTTTTAAGGTTGATAACAGAAATGTTTCGAGAGGGGTTACTACATTCTGAGGGAGCCCCCCTTCAATTATTAAAGTGACTTTACTCCCCACTTCTTGGTTGAAAAACTCTATTTTGACACGGCCCCTCGTCATCATCTACCACTTCCTTTTAATATGATTTTTTATATATTTATGTTTATCTGTGAAATAACACTAACTATAAAAAGTCGATTAAATCGATTTTACGAAGAACAAGTTTTAATTTCGCTTTATTATCGTTTAACAATTTCACAAATATGAAACTTATTAAATTATTTTTTAAAGTTTTTTGGATAGTTATTTCAACTTTTAAAATTGTTTAAACGCTCAATTCATTGTTAAAGTTGCTAAAAAAAGCTTAAAATTTTAAAAAAGTAAAATAAGCTGATTAACTGAATTTTATTTATTCATAATTAAGCGCCATAGTAGAAACTGAGAACAACAGCTTAATGTATCAGATTTACGTGATAAAGGCTAAAACTAGTTTTTGACTTATGTATCTTTTCTTATAGTAAATCTTTAATAATCAAATATAATAGTTCACTTTACTGCTAATCGCCAAGGAGGCTCTTTTATGAGTGAAAACACGCTGGACGCTACATTCGATCGCATTTTAATGAGCAATATTTTTAAAAACAGGGATGTTATGAGACCAACATATATTCCTAGTGAGCTGCCTCATAGAGAGCAACAAATAACAAGAGTTGGTATGATTTTAGCAGCCGCATTAAAAGGTGGGACACCCTCTAATCTATTTATTTACGGTAAGACTGGAACAGGTAAAACAGCCGTTGTTAAATATGTGATAGAGAAGCTATCTGATAGAGCCTCGAAAATTGAGAGCAAATTAAAGGTCAACCACGCGTATATTAATTGCAGGATTATTGATACAACTTACCGCGTTTTAGCTCGGCTAGCTGAATCCGTTAATGTAGAGATCCCTTTTACAGGGTTACCTACAGATGAAGTTTACTTCCGGTTTAAAGATAAACTTGATTGTGAATCCCAGCTTTTAATTATAGTATTGGACGAAGTTGATAAACTTGTTGAAAAAAGTGGAACAGACGTTCTATATAATTTAACACGAATTAACTCTAGTTTAAAACAGGCTAGGGTTAATATAGTCGGTATTACAAACGATCTTAAATTCAAGGATTATCTTGATCCCCGCGTTCTCAGCAGTCTAAGTGAAGAGGAACTAGTTTTTCCACCTTACACAGCTTTAGAGCTTCAAGATATAT comes from the Candidatus Odinarchaeum yellowstonii genome and includes:
- a CDS encoding ORC1-type DNA replication protein; this encodes MSENTLDATFDRILMSNIFKNRDVMRPTYIPSELPHREQQITRVGMILAAALKGGTPSNLFIYGKTGTGKTAVVKYVIEKLSDRASKIESKLKVNHAYINCRIIDTTYRVLARLAESVNVEIPFTGLPTDEVYFRFKDKLDCESQLLIIVLDEVDKLVEKSGTDVLYNLTRINSSLKQARVNIVGITNDLKFKDYLDPRVLSSLSEEELVFPPYTALELQDILKQRADMGFNPGVIDPGVINLCAALAAREHGDARRAIDLLRLAGECAEREGAQRVTEDHVRRSMFQYEQDIVSELLKSLPIQSKIVLLSVYLLEKNKMPEIITGDIFNIYLKLAELIKVDTLTQRRISDLINELDMHGLINAAIINKGRYGRTKKIKLAVSPELIRTCLEKDFRLKRIFTLEANLPILEDDRIH